One Cucurbita pepo subsp. pepo cultivar mu-cu-16 chromosome LG11, ASM280686v2, whole genome shotgun sequence DNA window includes the following coding sequences:
- the LOC111806174 gene encoding PITH domain-containing protein 1 — protein MACLHDHSCEDHDCSSDWSLYKHIDLPRVSALNEATPGSVKTVFKAWEHRLNSSGDHLESNEGDPELIVFIPFTSDVKIKSIAIIGGPDGTSPSKMRAFINREGIDFSDAQSMQAVQEWDLAENLQGVLEYQTRYSKFQSVANITLHFPDNYGGDTSQIHYIGLKGEATQLKRDVVATIVYEITPNPSDHKTRAEGGAGFSHVE, from the exons ATGGCTTGCTTACACGATCATAGTTGCGAAGATCACGATTGTTCTTCTGATTGGTCTCTATACAAGCACATAGACCTCCCCAGA GTTTCTGCTTTGAATGAGGCAACTCCAGGAAGTGTGAAGACTGTGTTTAAAGCTTGGGAGCATCGGTTAAATTCATCCGGG GATCACTTGGAAAGCAACGAGGGTGATCCCGAACTGATAGTTTTCATCCC ATTTACATCAGATGTTAAGATCAAAAGCATAGCTATCATTGGTGGTCCAGATGGTACTAGTCCTTCAAAGATGCGAGC GTTTATCAACCGAGAAGGTATCGACTTCTCTGATGCTCAAAGTATGCAAGCTGTTCAG GAGTGGGATTTGGCTGAGAATTTGCAAGGAGTATTAGAGTACCAGACAAG atattccaaatttcaaaGTGTGGCAAATATAACTTTGCATTTTCCGGACAATTATGGCGGTGACACGTCTCAGATACACTACATTGGGTTGAAAGGTGAAGCCACACAG CTAAAGAGAGATGTTGTTGCAACTATTGTTTATGAAATTACCCCAAATCCTTCTGACCACAA GACTCGAGCTGAAGGTGGTGCGGGGTTTTCACatgttgaatga